From Primulina tabacum isolate GXHZ01 chromosome 2, ASM2559414v2, whole genome shotgun sequence, one genomic window encodes:
- the LOC142529367 gene encoding zinc finger A20 and AN1 domain-containing stress-associated protein 8-like: MDSSKETGCQVPEGPILCINNCGFFGSAATMNMCSKCHKDTVLKPQQLKLAASSIEDIVNSSSSTNKNEPFLAEAANAESEFKVVSPQPSSELETGDGSDTKAKEGPNRCTSCYKRVGLTGFNCKCGHMFCSVHRYSDKHNCQFDYRIAAQDAIAKANPVVKAEKLDKI; the protein is encoded by the coding sequence ATGGATTCTTCCAAGGAAACGGGCTGCCAAGTGCCAGAAGGCCCCATTCTTTGCATCAACAACTGTGGTTTCTTTGGAAGCGCAGCAACCATGAATATGTGCTCCAAATGTCACAAGGATACTGTATTAAAACCACAACAGTTGAAGCTTGCTGCCTCATCTATTGAGGACATAGTTAACTCTAGCTCAAGTACTAACAAAAACGAGCCTTTTTTAGCGGAAGCAGCAAATGCTGAATCGGAGTTTAAGGTTGTTTCTCCCCAACCATCTTCTGAACTGGAGACCGGTGATGGCTCAGACACAAAGGCGAAAGAAGGACCTAACAGGTGCACCAGCTGCTACAAGAGAGTAGGTTTAACGGGATTCAATTGCAAGTGCGGGCATATGTTTTGTTCAGTTCATCGGTATTCTGACAAACACAACTGCCAATTTGATTACCGGATTGCTGCTCAGGATGCTATAGCAAAGGCAAACCCTGTTGTGAAAGCTGAAAAGCTCGATAAGATTTAA
- the LOC142537368 gene encoding uncharacterized protein LOC142537368 — MNYQNFHFFNSASSSSSDEFDSHVQDQFESINETENLLGSLATNNTILAASYAEQHEVEVKHGGSIPGHIVIPRDRELADRNLFNDYFADNPRYNEAMFRRRFRMSRGLFFRIVEAVKNHDRYFIQRVDGLGRLGLSTNQKITAAMRMLAYGTPADAADEYIKIGESTTIQCLQHFCRDIVEVFAERYLRSPTSIDIDRLLHIGEKRGFPGMLGSLDCMHWRWKNCPTAWAGQYAGRSGSPTIILEAVANYDIWIWHAFFGMPGSNNDSNVLEASNLFSNLAQGIAPPANYFIGGKEYHQGYYLADGIYPKWSTLVQTIHDPRGPKNKYFAMKQESCRKDVECAFGVLQSRFAIVASPARAWQKKHLQDIMTACIIMHNMIIEDERDLDTPIEDALEAPTPNVEMVTDQNIRFQEFLVRYKNIRDREAHFALRDALIDHLWDLYSNSVN, encoded by the coding sequence atgaattatcaaaattttcatttttttaattcagCATCATCTAGCTCATCTGATGAATTTGATTCACATGTTCAAGATCAATTTGAGTCCATCAACGAAACAGAAAATTTATTGGGGAGTCTAGCAACCAATAACACAATTTTAGCGGCTTCATATGCTGAGCAACATGAAGTTGAAGTCAAACATGGAGGGTCGATTCCCGGTCATATCGTAATTCCGCGTGATCGAGAATTGGCGGATCGTAATCTTTTCAACGATTATTTTGCTGATAATCCAAGATACAATGAAGCAATGTTTCGAAGACGTTTTCGAATGTCACGAGGCCTTTTTTTTCGTATTGTTGAAGCTGTAAAGAATCATGATCGTTATTTCATACAACGAGTAGATGGTCTTGGTCGGCTGGGACTCTCTACTAATCAAAAAATTACTGCTGCAATGCGGATGTTGGCATACGGTACACCAGCGGATGCTGCTGATGAATATATTAAGATAGGAGAATCAACTACAATTCAATGCCTTCAACATTTTTGTCGGGATATTGTAGAGGTGTTTGCAGAGCGATACCTAAGGTCACCTACCTCCATTGATATTGATAGACTACTGCATATTGGTGAAAAACGTGGATTTCCTGGAATGTTGGGAAGCTTGGACTGTATGCATTGGAGATGGAAAAATTGCCCAACAGCATGGGCAGGACAATACGCGGGTCGTAGTGGTTCTCCGACCATTATTTTGGAAGCGGTTGCTAATTATGATATTTGGATATGGCATGCATTTTTTGGTATGCCAGGGTCTAACAATGACAGCAATGTTCTCGAGGCATCCAATCTTTTTTCAAATCTTGCACAAGGTATCGCTCCTCCAGCAAATTACTTTATTGGTGGAAAAGAGTATCATCAAGGATATTATTTAGCCGATGGTATATATCCTAAATGGTCAACTCTTGTGCAAACAATTCATGATCCACGCGGTcccaaaaacaaatattttgcaATGAAACAAGAGTCATGTAGGAAAGATGTCGAATGCGCATTTGGAGTACTTCAATCACGATTTGCAATTGTAGCATCTCCAGCACGTGCTTGGCAGAAGAAACACTTGCAAGATATAATGACTGCATGCATTATAATGCACAATATGATTATCGAAGATGAGCGTGACTTGGATACACCAATCGAAGATGCGTTGGAAGCACCAACTCCAAATGTGGAAATGGTTACGGATCAAAATATAAGATTTCAAGAATTTCTTGTTCGGTATAAAAACATAAGGGACAGAGAGGCTCACTTCGCACTACGAGATGCACTAATCGACCATTTATGGGATTTATATAGTAATTCCGTTAATTAA
- the LOC142537455 gene encoding uncharacterized protein LOC142537455: MKQDSNFKKGFKFDNVWSIMKDMEKFAASSNHSRLTIQRASLGLSPFEINLSDENIGGTSSQRPLGVKKAKFKKKKDEYMSPTIKSMRLGQEKILEIIQTGNAYREHNKELQIKRMQQTERKLEQNETKIEQKRQMLDLTRFQEENKILVIDLNSIQDPSLRENFRAEQSRILSEREERKHARDSLDYEKYFGDIGGSGSSLPPF; the protein is encoded by the exons ATGAAACAGGATTCTAATTTCAAGAAAGGTTTTAAGTTTGATAATGTATGGTCTATTATGAAAGATATGGAGAAATTTGCAGCTTCGTCAAATCATTCACGGTTAACAATTCAAAGAG CGTCCCTTGGATTATCAccatttgagattaatttaagtgatgaaaatattggTGGTACTTCGTCACAGCGGCCACTTGGAGTGAAAAAAgcaaaatttaaaaagaaaaaagatgaaTATATGTCACCGACAATTAAATCAATGAGATTAGGACAAGAAAAAATTCTGGAAATAATCCAAACTGGAAATGCTTATCGTGAACATAACAAAGAATTACAGATAAAACGTATGCAACAAACTGAACGAAAATTGGAACAAAATGAAACAAAAATAGAACAAAAGCGACAAATGTTGGATTTGACTAGGtttcaagaagaaaacaaaattttggTAATTGATCTCAACTCAATTCAAGATCCATCTTTGCGTGAAAATTTCAGGGCCGAACAGTCAAGAATTTTGAGTGAGAGGGAAGAAAGGAAACATGCACGTGATAGTCTCgactatgaaaaatattttggagaCATTGGAGGATCTGGATCCAGCTTACCTCCGTTTTAA
- the LOC142529398 gene encoding chaperone protein dnaJ 6-like — protein sequence MGRSRKTRVLEANCEEEEVETNENEQDFSESSSSNEKSLYEILGVDKVASQQEIKRAYYKLALRLHPDKNPNNEEAKEKFQHLQKVMSVLGDEEKRAVYDQTGCVDDAELAGDDIQNLKAFFRATYKKVTEADIEEFEANYRGSDSERNDLLELYKKLKGNMDRLFCCMLCSDPKLDSHRYKDVIDESISAGEVKSTKAYEKWAKKVSKSKPPTSPLRLRKKSKKNSEDLYAIIAQRQNERKGKIDSMFSSLVQKYGGTEAIPEPSEEEFEAARRKLESRRTSKGK from the exons ATGGGGAGGAGTAGAAAGACTAGGGTTTTGGAGGCGAATTGTGAGGAAGAAGAGGTGGAAACGAACGAAAATGAGCAAGATTTTAGCGAATCGTCTTCCTCGAACGAGAAAAGCTTGTATGAG ATTCTTGGTGTAGACAAAGTTGCATCCCAGCAAGAAATAAAGAGAGCTTATTACAAGCTGGCTCTGAGGTTACATCCTGATAAAAATCCTAATAACGAG GAGGCCAAGGAAAAGTTTCAGCATCTGCAAAAGGTTATGTCTGTTCTTGGTGACGAGGAGAAACGTGCTGTGTATGACCAGACTGGCTGTGTTGATGATGCT GAACTAGCAGGAGATGACATTCAGAATTTAAAGGCTTTTTTCCGAGCCACATATAAGAAG GTCACTGAGGCAGATATAGAAGAGTTTGAAGCTAACTACAGAGGCTCTGATTCAGAGAGAAATGATTTGCTTGAGCTATACAAAAAACTCAAGGGAAACATGGATAG GCTTTTCTGCTGCATGCTTTGCTCTGATCCTAAACTAGACTCCCATCGCTACAAGGATGTCATTGATGAGTCTATATCTGCAG GAGAAGTAAAATCAACCAAAGCATATGAGAAATGGGCTAAGAAAGTATCCAAGTCAAAACCTCCCACAAGTCCATTGAGACTGAGAAAGAA ATCAAAGAAAAACTCAGAAGACTTGTATGCTATAATAGCTCAGCGACAGAATGAGAGGAAAGGCAAAATTGATTCAATGTTCTCATCTCTAGTTCAAAAATATGGTGGAACTGAGGCAATTCCAGAGCCAAGCGAGGAGGAATTTGAAGCTGCTCGGAGAAAACTCGAAAGTAGGAGGACTTCCAAAGGAAAGTAA